A window of Rhizobium acidisoli contains these coding sequences:
- a CDS encoding efflux RND transporter periplasmic adaptor subunit, which produces MNMLFHTKSLRCALMLALLLFAGLPAYAQEGGAMPPAAVSVLTLDARPVPVVSELPGRIAATRVSEVRARVSGILQERVFEQGSLVQQGDVLYRIDPALFRVRVASAEASLERAKATQLNARQQLERQKSLRDRDVASGVEYDAAAVALAQADADVALAQAALDEAKINLGYTEVRAPISGIIGGALVTEGALVTADAGDALAMIQQIDPVYADFTQSSGDLLALKRAVENGSLASTEAGKADIKLVFDDGTVYGQSGKLLFRSASVDTTTGQVTLRGEFPNPKGDLLPGLYVRVRIEQAVREKAILIPQRAVIRAADGKAQVYVVEQGDVAQPRDVELSQSSGNEWVVESGLSAGERLVVDGVQKLQPGAKVAPEEWRSGEVASGDAKEPE; this is translated from the coding sequence ATGAACATGCTTTTTCATACGAAATCATTGCGTTGCGCGCTAATGCTGGCGCTGCTGCTCTTCGCCGGCCTGCCGGCTTACGCGCAGGAAGGCGGCGCCATGCCGCCCGCTGCCGTCAGCGTGCTGACGCTCGACGCGCGTCCGGTTCCCGTTGTCAGCGAATTGCCCGGGCGCATTGCCGCGACGCGGGTTTCGGAGGTGCGGGCCAGGGTTTCCGGCATCCTGCAGGAACGGGTCTTCGAGCAGGGCAGTCTGGTTCAGCAGGGCGACGTGCTCTATCGGATCGATCCGGCTCTGTTTCGGGTTCGCGTCGCAAGCGCCGAAGCAAGCCTCGAGCGTGCCAAGGCGACGCAGTTGAATGCCCGCCAGCAGCTGGAGCGCCAGAAATCGCTGCGTGACCGCGATGTCGCAAGCGGGGTCGAATATGATGCGGCAGCCGTCGCCCTTGCCCAGGCCGATGCCGATGTCGCGCTGGCGCAGGCCGCACTCGACGAAGCGAAAATCAATCTCGGCTATACCGAAGTCCGGGCACCGATATCAGGCATCATCGGCGGTGCGCTGGTCACCGAGGGCGCGCTGGTGACGGCTGATGCCGGCGATGCGCTGGCGATGATCCAGCAGATCGACCCCGTCTATGCCGATTTCACGCAATCCTCCGGCGACTTGCTGGCGCTGAAGCGGGCGGTCGAGAACGGCAGCCTCGCCTCGACGGAAGCCGGGAAGGCCGACATCAAGCTGGTCTTCGACGACGGCACGGTCTATGGCCAATCCGGAAAGCTGCTATTCCGCAGCGCCAGTGTCGATACGACCACCGGCCAGGTCACACTGCGCGGCGAATTCCCCAATCCCAAAGGCGATCTGCTGCCGGGTCTCTACGTCAGGGTCCGCATCGAGCAGGCCGTCCGCGAGAAGGCGATCCTCATCCCGCAACGCGCCGTTATCCGCGCGGCCGATGGCAAGGCGCAGGTCTATGTCGTCGAGCAGGGAGACGTGGCGCAACCGCGCGATGTCGAGCTCAGTCAATCCTCCGGCAATGAATGGGTGGTCGAAAGCGGCTTGTCCGCAGGCGAACGCCTGGTCGTCGACGGCGTGCAGAAACTGCAGCCGGGCGCCAAGGTCGCGCCTGAGGAGTGGCGCAGTGGCGAAGTCGCGTCCGGTGACGCCAAGGAGCCGGAGTAG
- a CDS encoding TetR/AcrR family transcriptional regulator, giving the protein MVDSPRNRKKQPDVVRQALLDCATRLALEHGLAAVSLQAVASAAGVTKGGLFHHFPNKQALVKAVFDGMMESFDREIDEELERDSGGHGTFTRAYVRTLFADRALNSSPWSAQTMTVLADPYSKNLWHKWINDRLVRHAGTDAGTRLEIVRLAADGAWLAHVLGPDDHTDSGDTAVLKELIELTRRDK; this is encoded by the coding sequence TTGGTAGATAGCCCCCGCAACAGAAAGAAACAGCCGGATGTCGTGCGGCAGGCTCTCCTCGATTGCGCCACCCGGCTGGCGCTGGAGCATGGTCTGGCCGCCGTCAGCCTGCAGGCGGTCGCCAGTGCCGCCGGCGTCACCAAGGGAGGTCTGTTTCACCATTTCCCGAATAAACAGGCGCTCGTGAAGGCCGTCTTCGACGGCATGATGGAAAGCTTCGACCGCGAGATCGATGAAGAACTGGAAAGGGATAGCGGCGGCCACGGCACATTCACCCGCGCCTATGTCCGCACCCTGTTTGCCGACCGCGCCCTCAACAGCAGCCCGTGGTCGGCGCAGACCATGACCGTGCTTGCCGACCCCTACTCCAAGAACCTCTGGCACAAATGGATCAATGACCGACTTGTCAGGCACGCAGGAACCGACGCCGGAACGCGGCTCGAGATCGTTCGCCTGGCGGCGGACGGGGCCTGGCTGGCCCACGTCCTCGGGCCGGACGACCACACAGATTCCGGCGATACCGCTGTACTGAAGGAACTGATCGAACTCACGAGACGCGACAAGTAG
- a CDS encoding FAD-binding oxidoreductase, translating into MDNLNLTTLQKGQTMVNDVAIDAFAAGFRGKLLTSKDMDYNEARAIWNAMIDRRPGLIGRCAGAADVVRAVKFARDNDLLVSVRGGGHGIAGNAVCEGGVVIDLSAMKSVRVDPETRRARIEPGATLADVDQETLTFGLVLPTGINSTTGIAGLTLGGGFGWLTRKFGLTIDNLVSVDVVTADGELVKASETERPDLFWALRGGGGNFGVVTSFEFQLNPLHSDVLAGLVVHPFADAERVLREYRQALEAAPDELTCWVVMRQAPPLPFLPAEWHGKEVVVLAMCYCGDIAAGEKATERLRAIGKPIADVVGPVPFTGWQQAFDPLLTPGARNYWKSQDFASLSDATIEVLLNAVRKLPGPECEVFVGHVGGAAGRIATEATAFPQRSSHFVMNVHARWREAGMDASCTGWARELFEATKPHAVGTAYINFMPEDEADRVEMAYGANYARLAEIKRRYDPNNLFRMNQNVKPLAAVRAA; encoded by the coding sequence ATGGACAATTTGAACCTGACGACCCTGCAAAAGGGGCAGACGATGGTCAATGATGTGGCCATCGATGCGTTTGCCGCCGGTTTTCGCGGCAAGCTCCTGACAAGCAAGGATATGGATTACAACGAGGCCCGGGCGATCTGGAATGCGATGATCGACCGGCGGCCCGGGCTTATCGGGCGTTGCGCCGGTGCTGCCGATGTCGTGCGCGCGGTAAAGTTTGCTCGCGACAACGATCTGCTCGTTTCGGTGCGCGGCGGTGGGCACGGCATTGCCGGCAACGCCGTCTGCGAGGGCGGCGTCGTCATCGACCTGTCGGCGATGAAATCGGTGCGGGTCGACCCTGAGACGCGCCGCGCCCGGATCGAGCCCGGTGCAACGCTTGCCGATGTCGACCAGGAAACGCTGACCTTCGGGCTGGTGCTGCCGACCGGGATCAATTCCACCACCGGCATCGCCGGCCTGACGCTTGGCGGCGGCTTTGGCTGGCTGACCCGCAAATTCGGGCTGACGATCGACAATCTGGTCTCGGTCGATGTAGTGACGGCCGATGGCGAGCTGGTCAAGGCGAGCGAGACGGAAAGGCCGGACCTCTTCTGGGCCTTGCGCGGCGGCGGCGGCAATTTCGGCGTCGTCACCTCCTTTGAGTTCCAGCTCAACCCGCTGCATTCCGATGTTCTTGCCGGACTGGTCGTACATCCCTTCGCTGACGCGGAGAGAGTGCTGAGGGAATATCGGCAGGCGCTGGAAGCCGCACCCGATGAACTGACCTGCTGGGTTGTGATGCGCCAGGCGCCGCCGCTGCCGTTCCTTCCGGCCGAATGGCACGGCAAGGAGGTCGTGGTGCTCGCCATGTGCTATTGTGGAGATATCGCGGCGGGAGAAAAAGCGACGGAAAGATTGCGAGCGATCGGAAAACCGATTGCCGATGTCGTTGGTCCGGTGCCGTTCACCGGCTGGCAGCAGGCATTTGATCCGTTGCTAACGCCAGGTGCGCGCAATTACTGGAAGAGCCAGGATTTTGCCTCGCTTTCGGATGCGACGATCGAGGTGCTGCTCAACGCCGTGCGCAAGCTGCCGGGACCGGAATGCGAGGTATTCGTCGGCCATGTCGGCGGTGCGGCCGGCCGTATTGCCACCGAAGCCACCGCATTTCCGCAGCGCAGTTCGCACTTCGTCATGAATGTGCATGCGCGCTGGCGGGAGGCCGGGATGGATGCAAGCTGCACCGGCTGGGCGCGCGAACTCTTCGAGGCAACCAAGCCGCATGCTGTGGGTACCGCCTATATCAACTTCATGCCCGAGGACGAGGCCGATAGGGTGGAAATGGCCTACGGCGCCAACTACGCCCGGCTTGCCGAAATCAAGCGGCGTTACGATCCGAATAACCTGTTCCGCATGAACCAGAATGTGAAGCCGCTGGCGGCTGTGCGGGCTGCCTGA
- a CDS encoding NADP-dependent malic enzyme — protein MDHQEKSKTEKNLTSGDLDEQALFFHRYPRPGKLEIQATKPLGNQRDLALAYSPGVAAPCLAIRDNPEMAAEYTSRANLVAVISNGTAVLGLGNIGPLASKPVMEGKAVLFKKFAGIDVFDIEIDAASVEQMVSTVSSLEPTFGGINLEDIKAPECFEVERRLREKMKIPVFHDDQHGTAIIVAAAILNGLELAGKAIENVKIVASGAGAAALACLNLLVILGAKRENIWVHDLEGLVYEGRTELMDEWKSVYAQKSDTRTLAENIGGADVFLGLSAAGVLKPELLAQMADKPLIMALANPTPEIMPDLARAARPDAMICTGRSDFANQVNNVLCFPYIFRGALDCGAETINEEMKMAAVRAIAALAREEPSDVAARAYSGETPVFGPDYLIPSPFDPRLILRIAPAVAKAAEQSGVARRPIQDFDAYLDQLNRFVFRSGFVMKPIFTAAKAAERKRVIFSEGEDERVLRAAQVLLEEGLADPILIGRPQVIETRLKRYGLRIRPLQDFEVINPEDDPRFREYVDLYFSLVGRRGVIPEAARTIVRTNTTVIGALALRRGEADALICGLEGRYEKHLRDVRQIIGKRKNVRDFSALSLMISQRGATFFTDTYVTFNPSAEEVAEATVLAAEEIRRFGITPRAALVSHSNFGSRESESATKMRNALQLVRETAPDLEVDGEMHGESAITEALRKRVMPDTTLHDEANLLVFPNLDAANITLGVVKSMTDGLHVGPILLGTALPAHILAPSVTSRGVVNMAALAVVEASQPA, from the coding sequence ATGGATCACCAGGAAAAATCCAAGACGGAAAAGAACCTGACAAGCGGCGATCTCGACGAGCAGGCGCTGTTCTTCCACCGCTATCCCCGCCCCGGCAAGCTGGAAATCCAGGCAACCAAGCCGCTCGGCAACCAGCGCGATCTGGCGCTCGCCTATTCGCCCGGCGTCGCCGCCCCTTGCCTTGCCATCCGCGACAATCCTGAGATGGCGGCCGAATATACCTCGCGCGCCAATCTCGTCGCCGTCATCTCGAACGGCACCGCCGTGCTCGGCCTCGGCAATATCGGCCCGCTGGCCTCGAAGCCGGTGATGGAGGGCAAGGCCGTGCTCTTCAAGAAATTCGCCGGCATCGATGTCTTCGATATCGAAATCGACGCGGCAAGCGTCGAGCAGATGGTCTCGACCGTCTCCTCGCTGGAGCCGACCTTCGGCGGCATCAACCTCGAGGACATCAAGGCGCCCGAATGCTTCGAAGTCGAGCGGCGCCTGCGCGAAAAGATGAAGATCCCGGTCTTCCACGACGACCAGCACGGCACGGCGATCATCGTCGCCGCCGCGATCCTGAACGGACTGGAACTCGCCGGCAAGGCGATCGAGAACGTTAAGATCGTCGCCTCAGGCGCCGGGGCCGCCGCCCTTGCCTGCCTCAACCTGCTTGTCATTCTCGGTGCAAAACGCGAAAACATCTGGGTCCACGATCTCGAAGGCCTCGTCTATGAGGGCCGCACCGAGCTGATGGACGAATGGAAATCCGTCTATGCCCAGAAGAGCGACACGCGCACGCTCGCCGAAAATATCGGCGGCGCCGACGTCTTCCTCGGCCTGTCAGCCGCCGGCGTACTCAAGCCCGAACTGCTGGCGCAGATGGCCGACAAGCCGCTGATCATGGCGCTCGCCAATCCGACGCCCGAAATCATGCCCGATCTCGCACGTGCCGCCCGCCCCGACGCGATGATCTGCACCGGCCGCTCGGATTTCGCCAACCAGGTCAACAACGTCCTCTGCTTCCCCTATATCTTCCGCGGCGCGCTCGATTGCGGCGCCGAGACGATCAACGAGGAAATGAAGATGGCGGCCGTGCGCGCCATCGCCGCCCTTGCCCGCGAAGAGCCGTCCGATGTCGCCGCCCGCGCCTATTCCGGCGAAACCCCGGTCTTCGGCCCGGATTACCTGATCCCCTCGCCCTTCGATCCGCGCCTCATCCTGCGCATCGCGCCTGCAGTCGCCAAGGCCGCCGAACAGAGCGGCGTGGCGCGCCGCCCGATCCAGGATTTCGACGCCTATCTCGATCAGTTGAACCGCTTCGTCTTCCGCTCCGGCTTCGTCATGAAGCCGATCTTCACCGCGGCCAAGGCCGCCGAGCGTAAGCGCGTCATCTTCTCCGAAGGCGAGGACGAACGCGTGCTGCGCGCCGCCCAGGTACTGCTTGAGGAAGGCCTTGCCGATCCCATCCTGATTGGCCGCCCGCAGGTCATCGAGACGCGCCTGAAGCGCTACGGCCTGCGCATCCGGCCGCTGCAGGATTTCGAGGTCATCAATCCGGAAGACGATCCGCGCTTCCGCGAATATGTCGATCTCTATTTCTCCCTCGTCGGCCGCCGCGGCGTCATCCCGGAGGCCGCCCGCACCATCGTGCGTACCAATACCACCGTCATCGGCGCGCTGGCGCTGAGGCGCGGCGAGGCCGATGCGCTGATCTGCGGTCTGGAAGGCCGCTATGAAAAGCATCTGCGCGATGTCCGCCAGATCATCGGCAAGCGCAAGAATGTCCGCGATTTCTCAGCCCTCAGCCTGATGATCTCGCAGCGCGGCGCCACCTTCTTCACCGACACCTACGTCACCTTCAATCCCAGCGCCGAGGAAGTTGCCGAGGCAACGGTGCTGGCGGCCGAAGAAATCCGCCGTTTCGGCATCACCCCGCGCGCTGCCCTCGTCTCGCACTCCAACTTCGGCTCTCGCGAATCCGAAAGCGCCACGAAGATGCGCAACGCCCTGCAGCTGGTGCGCGAGACCGCCCCAGATCTCGAGGTCGACGGCGAAATGCATGGCGAAAGCGCCATCACCGAGGCACTGCGCAAGCGCGTCATGCCGGATACGACGCTGCACGACGAGGCGAACCTGCTGGTCTTCCCGAACCTCGACGCCGCCAACATCACGCTCGGCGTCGTCAAGTCGATGACCGACGGCCTGCATGTCGGCCCGATCCTGCTCGGCACCGCCCTGCCCGCCCACATCCTGGCGCCTTCGGTCACCTCCCGCGGCGTCGTCAACATGGCCGCCCTCGCCGTGGTCGAGGCATCGCAGCCGGCGTAA
- a CDS encoding ribonuclease H family protein codes for MTGIPDDIRPSAPASGVPESQLGLHLFADGCYEPGSGHGGWSFVAYRDAVEIASGFGGAEDSSNNSMELTAVLRAAMWINSQTAGEAAIIWSDSIYAVKGCNSRRHIWKNNGWKKSSPNGQGRRRTIDNAELWKAVDLQLSQNALVTIAWCKGHSGVVGNERADALADRGRLSIAGG; via the coding sequence ATGACAGGCATTCCCGATGACATCCGACCCTCCGCACCGGCATCAGGCGTACCAGAATCCCAACTGGGGCTGCACCTCTTCGCGGACGGTTGTTATGAGCCCGGTTCCGGGCATGGAGGCTGGTCGTTTGTCGCTTATCGCGATGCGGTGGAAATCGCCTCCGGCTTCGGTGGCGCTGAAGATTCCAGCAATAATTCCATGGAATTGACCGCCGTTCTCAGGGCAGCCATGTGGATCAATAGCCAAACAGCGGGCGAAGCCGCGATCATCTGGTCCGATTCCATCTATGCCGTCAAAGGCTGCAACAGCCGGCGACATATCTGGAAGAATAACGGCTGGAAGAAGAGCAGCCCGAATGGACAGGGCCGAAGGCGAACGATCGACAATGCGGAGCTCTGGAAAGCGGTCGATCTTCAGCTATCACAAAACGCCCTGGTGACCATTGCCTGGTGCAAGGGGCATTCGGGGGTTGTCGGCAACGAGCGCGCGGACGCGCTCGCCGATAGAGGACGGCTGTCGATAGCCGGCGGCTGA
- a CDS encoding DUF2865 domain-containing protein gives MKRRNLSLALLLAFAAPAAAQTSAICEDLRGRLADLPRLIGNGNGPEARQYSNAMAEQNLELRKVRNDLRSYGCTSGSMVVIGGENADYCAELSQAETRMIDNIGYLQDRRNELAGRNGADDARRELMAALDQNGCNSDNFYAPSERSANDPAPSIEEQAMRSDTFIPLGGGQDVDPRYGLPRADMLSPVSTICVRSCDGGFFPISSNATSVDFGRDAQTCAKMCPGIETQLFYRDVTSTEASNMISVATGTPYSAMKNAFAYKSRAPGEKNACACNLTAYYDEMRGKQAISQPPQQGSITTIRTNPPVKDTAAAAAPQPSVPERPYDPTQNKVRQVGPQFLAGDQGSIDLANPAAPGPQPQQ, from the coding sequence GTGAAACGCCGAAACCTGTCTCTTGCCCTTCTCCTCGCCTTCGCAGCGCCCGCCGCTGCGCAGACCAGCGCCATCTGCGAGGACCTGCGCGGCCGTCTCGCCGACCTGCCGCGATTGATCGGCAATGGCAACGGCCCGGAAGCCCGGCAATATTCCAACGCCATGGCCGAGCAGAACCTCGAGCTGCGCAAGGTTCGCAACGACCTGCGCAGTTACGGCTGCACCTCAGGCAGCATGGTGGTGATCGGCGGCGAAAATGCCGATTATTGCGCCGAGCTCTCGCAGGCCGAAACCCGGATGATCGACAATATCGGCTATCTCCAGGACCGCCGCAACGAACTAGCCGGCCGGAACGGCGCCGATGACGCCCGCCGCGAACTGATGGCCGCGCTCGACCAGAACGGCTGCAACAGCGACAATTTCTACGCCCCCTCCGAGCGCAGCGCCAACGACCCCGCCCCGAGCATCGAGGAACAGGCGATGCGCTCCGATACCTTCATACCGCTCGGCGGCGGCCAAGACGTTGATCCGCGTTACGGTCTGCCACGGGCCGATATGCTCTCGCCGGTCAGCACCATCTGCGTGCGCAGCTGCGACGGCGGTTTCTTCCCGATCAGCTCGAACGCCACGTCGGTCGATTTCGGCCGCGATGCCCAGACTTGCGCCAAGATGTGCCCCGGCATCGAGACCCAGCTTTTCTATCGCGACGTGACGAGCACGGAAGCCTCGAACATGATCTCGGTCGCAACCGGCACGCCCTACAGCGCCATGAAGAACGCCTTCGCCTACAAAAGCCGCGCGCCCGGCGAGAAAAACGCCTGCGCCTGCAATCTCACCGCCTATTACGACGAGATGCGCGGCAAGCAGGCGATCAGCCAGCCGCCGCAGCAGGGATCGATCACCACCATCCGGACCAATCCGCCGGTGAAGGATACAGCGGCAGCCGCCGCGCCGCAGCCATCGGTTCCGGAGCGTCCCTACGACCCCACGCAGAATAAGGTCCGCCAGGTCGGCCCGCAATTCCTCGCCGGCGACCAGGGCTCGATCGACCTTGCCAATCCTGCCGCACCTGGCCCCCAACCGCAGCAGTAG